The Shewanella mangrovisoli genome has a window encoding:
- a CDS encoding DUF3224 domain-containing protein: MEMTKVTGKFDVKLNPESAYATGVGGVNLGRMTLDKSFYGELEARSQGEMLSAMTAVKGSAGYVAIEQVVGKLCGRQGSFVLQHFGIMTDGQNRLHLEVVPHSGAGELVGLYGTMAISIENGQHFYEFSFCIEQEAEA, from the coding sequence ATGGAAATGACCAAAGTCACGGGCAAATTTGATGTTAAGCTCAATCCCGAGAGTGCCTATGCCACAGGTGTGGGGGGCGTGAACTTGGGCAGAATGACCTTAGATAAAAGCTTTTATGGTGAGCTAGAAGCTCGCAGCCAAGGCGAAATGCTCAGTGCCATGACGGCGGTAAAAGGCTCGGCGGGTTATGTAGCGATAGAGCAAGTCGTAGGTAAACTGTGCGGCAGACAGGGCAGTTTTGTGCTGCAACATTTTGGCATTATGACTGATGGTCAAAACCGATTACACCTTGAGGTTGTCCCCCATTCAGGTGCGGGTGAACTGGTGGGGTTATATGGCACTATGGCGATAAGCATCGAAAATGGCCAACATTTTTATGAGTTTAGCTTCTGCATCGAACAGGAAGCTGAAGCCTAA
- a CDS encoding BON domain-containing protein, translated as MKNTTTLALTTLLVGSISLNVAAAQDWKDDAKDAWIDGKAETTLLLNTNLNSFDIMTDVKNGHVTLTGQVESSVDKALAAELIKSLDGVKGVDNKLTVMNEDQGTSEVVKTLTDSKVATVVKTRLLFSTDVSGTQINVDVADGVVTLQGEVASDAERQLALTIAKNTDDVKKVVDKIKVKTS; from the coding sequence ATGAAAAACACGACAACTTTAGCTTTAACCACCTTACTTGTCGGTTCTATCAGTTTAAATGTGGCCGCCGCACAGGATTGGAAAGACGACGCCAAAGATGCTTGGATCGATGGCAAGGCCGAAACGACTTTGTTGCTCAATACTAATCTCAACTCCTTTGACATTATGACCGACGTGAAAAACGGCCATGTCACCTTAACCGGTCAAGTGGAGAGCAGTGTCGATAAGGCGCTCGCCGCTGAGCTCATCAAAAGCTTAGATGGTGTAAAAGGGGTCGATAACAAATTAACCGTGATGAATGAAGACCAAGGCACCAGTGAGGTGGTGAAGACCCTAACCGACTCTAAGGTCGCAACGGTCGTGAAAACCCGTCTGTTGTTCTCGACCGACGTATCGGGCACCCAAATTAATGTCGATGTTGCCGATGGCGTAGTGACCTTACAGGGTGAAGTGGCTAGCGATGCCGAGCGTCAATTAGCCCTGACCATTGCTAAAAATACCGATGATGTGAAAAAGGTCGTCGATAAGATCAAAGTCAAAACCTCATAA
- a CDS encoding diacylglycerol kinase family protein, with protein sequence MLSRVHIKYFYLFGALLFGYFAVTGHSPIFTFIWAWSSLSLALVGSAYWFNLASIFRKRQDGSIPWYIRWGFIPFLLGCRLYNLWARRRDSVPSMQAIDKYLYLGSRLSAADLPKLNRYGITAILDVTAEFDGLDVSLYEDHIDYLNIPILDHSVPTSAQLNQAINWLHRQVRAQKRVLIHCALGRGRSVMVLAAYLVCRRPELSFAAVLQQIKSIRKTAGLNRWQLKALEQMYTQGEIKLHKRAWIIANPVSGAGKWQSHGEQICTELKRYFEVQLALTTPEISAQTQAKKARLQGADIIIACGGDGTVTEVAAEIIDTDITLGIIPLGTTNALSHALFGLSSKLNAVSQALDNIIQGQTQTIDTARCNERLVLLLVGIGFEQQMIESASRERKNALGQLAYLDGLWRAVNTDTNLELQLTLDDQAPMTVQTHSLVVANAAPFTSLLAQGKGEPNMTDGLLDITWLDSNNEPNEQLISLAELAFTGWIKEAANSDSAPSANAGKVKHAHAKRVKLSSQPPCKYVIDGEICEPEELNIDILPASLKVFVPYQAQNDEPQSEPK encoded by the coding sequence ATGCTGAGTAGGGTCCACATTAAGTATTTCTACCTGTTCGGAGCACTGTTATTTGGCTATTTCGCCGTAACGGGGCACTCTCCCATCTTCACCTTTATTTGGGCATGGAGCAGCCTATCCCTCGCCCTTGTCGGCTCGGCCTATTGGTTTAATCTCGCCAGTATTTTTAGAAAACGCCAGGATGGCTCCATCCCTTGGTATATTCGCTGGGGCTTTATTCCGTTTTTATTAGGATGCCGACTCTATAATCTCTGGGCACGGCGCCGCGATAGCGTGCCTTCAATGCAAGCCATTGATAAATACCTGTACTTGGGTAGCCGCTTAAGCGCTGCCGATTTACCTAAACTAAATCGTTATGGCATTACCGCTATTTTAGATGTCACCGCCGAATTCGACGGCCTCGATGTGTCCCTGTATGAGGATCATATCGACTATCTGAATATCCCTATTCTTGACCACAGCGTACCGACTAGCGCCCAATTAAATCAGGCGATTAACTGGTTACATCGCCAAGTACGTGCCCAAAAGCGGGTATTAATCCACTGCGCGCTCGGTCGCGGGCGTTCCGTGATGGTGCTGGCCGCTTATCTTGTATGCCGTCGCCCCGAACTCAGTTTTGCCGCGGTGCTGCAACAGATTAAAAGCATTCGTAAAACCGCAGGGTTAAATCGCTGGCAACTTAAAGCGCTAGAGCAGATGTACACTCAAGGGGAAATCAAACTGCATAAGCGCGCCTGGATTATCGCCAATCCCGTCTCTGGCGCGGGTAAATGGCAGAGCCATGGCGAACAAATTTGCACTGAGCTGAAACGCTATTTTGAGGTGCAGTTAGCACTCACCACGCCAGAGATTAGCGCCCAAACCCAAGCGAAAAAAGCACGGCTTCAGGGCGCCGATATCATCATCGCTTGCGGGGGCGATGGCACAGTCACTGAGGTCGCGGCGGAGATTATCGACACCGATATCACCTTAGGCATTATCCCGTTAGGCACCACCAATGCCCTGTCACACGCCCTCTTTGGTTTAAGCAGTAAGCTCAATGCCGTCTCCCAAGCCCTTGATAATATTATCCAAGGCCAGACTCAGACCATAGACACGGCGCGTTGCAATGAGCGGCTGGTGTTGCTGCTGGTTGGCATTGGGTTTGAGCAGCAAATGATTGAGTCGGCGAGCCGCGAGCGTAAAAATGCCCTCGGCCAACTCGCCTACCTCGATGGTTTGTGGCGCGCGGTGAACACCGACACCAACCTCGAGTTGCAGCTGACTTTAGATGACCAAGCCCCAATGACAGTGCAAACCCACAGCCTAGTGGTTGCCAATGCCGCACCTTTTACCAGCTTACTCGCCCAAGGTAAGGGCGAACCCAATATGACCGACGGCTTGTTGGATATCACTTGGTTGGATTCAAATAATGAGCCGAATGAACAGCTTATCAGTCTGGCTGAACTGGCTTTTACCGGCTGGATTAAAGAGGCCGCCAATAGCGACTCTGCGCCCTCGGCCAACGCGGGTAAAGTGAAACATGCCCACGCTAAAAGGGTGAAGCTCAGCAGTCAGCCCCCATGCAAGTATGTGATTGATGGCGAAATTTGTGAGCCAGAGGAACTCAATATCGACATCCTGCCCGCCTCTTTAAAAGTGTTTGTGCCCTATCAAGCGCAAAATGATGAACCGCAGTCAGAGCCAAAATAA
- a CDS encoding sigma-54 interaction domain-containing protein, whose product MIRPTLFYHLQDFETEQALVQLEGAQTYNKLRSTDDLSWITQLEANRIDVAIIELPRLSREDYLALLESSAIADVEFIFLSDGLPNPHLDKLLSKYAGYHFRKPIDMSLLCETLADFAQHLVANTSTRIRPFASELDQYGLLVGSSLPMHRLYRTIRRVSAAESNVLIIGESGAGKELVANTIHLASPRVNKPYIAINCGALSPELVDSELFGHVKGSFTGANRDHQGVFEQAEGGTLFLDEVTEMPLEHQVKLLRVLENNEYRPVGSPKVLKANVRIVAATNRDPLVAIEQGQLREDLYFRLAHFPIQVPPLRERGEDIVGLAKHFLAYRNAAEKQSKVFSPSSLEAIAAHTWPGNVRELKHAIERAYILADHEITPEHLQLTPSLDKESAAEENVVIPQGMRLEELEKIAIYQALETSQGNKTDTAEQLGISVKTLYNKLSKYEQESDVQTADADSVSEDPVSNSVAKY is encoded by the coding sequence ATGATCCGACCAACGCTTTTCTATCATCTACAGGACTTCGAGACCGAGCAGGCATTAGTTCAGCTCGAGGGCGCGCAGACCTACAACAAGCTACGCAGTACCGATGATTTATCTTGGATTACTCAGCTGGAGGCCAATCGTATCGATGTGGCGATCATTGAGCTGCCCCGTCTAAGCCGTGAAGATTACTTAGCCTTACTCGAGTCCAGCGCCATTGCTGATGTGGAGTTTATTTTCCTCTCCGACGGCCTACCAAATCCTCACCTCGATAAACTCTTGTCCAAATACGCGGGCTACCATTTCCGTAAGCCCATCGATATGTCGTTGTTGTGCGAAACTTTAGCGGATTTTGCCCAGCATCTGGTTGCCAATACCTCGACGCGCATTCGCCCCTTTGCCAGCGAGTTAGATCAATATGGTCTGCTGGTGGGCTCCTCATTACCTATGCACCGTTTGTATCGCACTATCCGCCGCGTGTCGGCCGCCGAGAGCAATGTGTTGATTATCGGTGAGAGTGGCGCGGGTAAAGAATTGGTCGCCAATACCATTCACTTAGCCAGCCCGCGGGTGAATAAGCCCTATATTGCGATTAACTGCGGCGCCTTGAGCCCAGAATTGGTCGATAGTGAACTCTTCGGCCATGTAAAAGGCTCTTTCACTGGCGCGAATCGCGATCACCAAGGGGTATTTGAGCAGGCCGAAGGCGGCACCTTATTCCTCGATGAAGTCACCGAGATGCCCCTTGAGCATCAAGTTAAGCTATTAAGAGTGCTCGAAAATAATGAATATCGCCCCGTCGGCAGCCCTAAGGTGCTCAAGGCGAATGTGCGTATTGTGGCGGCGACAAACCGCGATCCTCTAGTGGCGATTGAGCAAGGACAACTGCGGGAAGACTTGTACTTTCGCTTAGCGCATTTCCCCATTCAAGTGCCGCCATTGCGGGAGCGTGGGGAAGATATAGTGGGACTGGCGAAGCATTTTCTGGCCTATCGCAATGCGGCGGAAAAACAGAGCAAAGTGTTCTCGCCTTCAAGTTTAGAGGCGATTGCGGCCCACACTTGGCCCGGTAATGTGCGCGAGTTAAAGCATGCTATCGAGCGCGCTTATATTCTGGCGGACCATGAGATTACCCCTGAGCATTTACAGCTGACACCTAGTTTGGATAAAGAGTCGGCAGCGGAGGAAAATGTAGTGATCCCCCAAGGTATGCGCCTCGAGGAGCTGGAAAAAATCGCCATTTACCAAGCGCTTGAAACGAGTCAGGGTAATAAAACCGACACCGCTGAGCAGCTTGGGATCAGCGTTAAAACCCTCTATAACAAGCTCAGTAAATATGAGCAGGAGTCAGACGTTCAAACCGCTGATGCAGATTCCGTTAGCGAAGATCCCGTTAGCAATAGCGTCGCCAAGTACTAA